In one Gemmatimonas sp. genomic region, the following are encoded:
- a CDS encoding phytase: MPTAAPRSTSVQSSSLTACAVLSLLLSACRSGDAPRATPSTTSVAATTDTLRPVVVTSAVLNDSDDPAIWIDTLNPSRSLIVGTDKGDSTGGLYVFTLDGRIDSTRTRRPLKRPNNVDIITGVSLGGKRIDVAVTAERGTMSLRMFRLPDMTPIDGGGIKVFDGDATRAPMGIAMYRRPGDGAVFAIVGGKSGPSEGYLWQYRLADAGNGTLTATRVRTFGAYSGKKEIEAIAVDQHLGFVYYSDETVGIRKYYADPDRADAAKELALFGTTGFVSDHEGIAVYPTSDSTGYLVVSDQQGHRLQLFAREGSTGAPHTHVVLATIPVAAQETDGLDVTAHALSPAFPEGLLVMMSTDKTFHLYDWRDVRKRLPLNR, from the coding sequence GTGCCGACAGCAGCCCCTAGGTCCACATCTGTGCAATCCTCCTCGCTGACAGCCTGCGCAGTCCTCAGCCTCCTGCTGAGCGCCTGTCGTTCGGGTGACGCTCCACGAGCAACGCCAAGCACCACGTCCGTCGCAGCGACGACTGACACACTCCGGCCCGTCGTCGTGACCTCGGCCGTGCTGAACGACTCGGATGACCCGGCCATCTGGATCGATACGCTGAATCCATCCCGCTCCCTCATTGTCGGCACCGACAAGGGCGACAGCACCGGCGGACTCTATGTCTTCACGCTCGATGGGCGCATCGACAGCACCCGTACGCGTCGTCCCCTGAAGCGACCGAACAACGTCGACATCATCACCGGCGTTTCGCTTGGTGGAAAGCGTATCGACGTTGCCGTGACCGCCGAACGCGGCACGATGTCGCTGCGCATGTTCCGGCTGCCAGACATGACACCCATCGATGGTGGCGGCATCAAGGTGTTTGACGGCGATGCGACCCGCGCGCCGATGGGCATCGCGATGTACCGTCGCCCGGGCGACGGAGCGGTGTTCGCCATAGTCGGTGGCAAGAGCGGCCCGAGTGAAGGGTACCTCTGGCAGTACCGCCTCGCCGATGCCGGCAACGGCACACTCACGGCGACCCGCGTCCGGACCTTCGGCGCCTACAGCGGCAAGAAGGAAATCGAGGCCATCGCCGTCGATCAGCATCTCGGCTTCGTGTACTACAGCGACGAGACCGTGGGCATTCGGAAGTACTACGCCGATCCCGATCGCGCTGACGCGGCCAAGGAACTCGCACTGTTCGGTACCACCGGCTTCGTGAGCGATCACGAAGGCATCGCCGTGTACCCCACCAGCGACTCCACCGGTTACCTCGTGGTCTCCGATCAACAGGGTCATCGCCTGCAACTGTTTGCGCGCGAAGGCAGCACGGGCGCGCCGCATACGCATGTGGTGCTGGCCACGATCCCCGTCGCCGCCCAGGAAACCGACGGCCTCGACGTGACGGCGCACGCGCTCTCGCCGGCTTTTCCCGAAGGACTGCTCGTGATGATGTCGACCGACAAGACGTTCCACCTCTACGACTGGCGCGACGTGCGCAAGCGCCTTCCTCTCAACCGATGA
- a CDS encoding YpdA family putative bacillithiol disulfide reductase, with translation MNAAAATTFVDVAIVGAGPCGLAAAIGAIRGGLSVAVFDRGCLVNGIASYPTYMTFFSTAERIAIGGVPFLVATDKPTRRDALAYYRGVASMYDVPVRQYETVESMRPVRLDPPAGEPVPTRAAQWLLRSVKRSGEVMETAAHAVIIATGYFGRPNLLQVSGESLPHVRHGYVEGHSAWREPVVIVGGGNSAVDAALDMYRAGAHVTIVHVGATLDNGVKPWVRPEIEARIHEGSIQAHYESRVVAIEPDVVVVAGPDGEVRIPATQVYTMTGYLPETGLLEAVGVPIEPGSGIPQHNPLTMATPVAGVYLAGVIASGLSANRIFIENGRDHGDTIVRHILS, from the coding sequence ATGAACGCGGCGGCAGCGACGACGTTCGTGGATGTGGCGATCGTGGGGGCCGGGCCGTGCGGTCTGGCCGCCGCCATCGGGGCGATTCGCGGTGGGCTCTCGGTGGCGGTGTTCGACCGCGGTTGCCTCGTGAACGGCATCGCGAGCTATCCGACGTACATGACGTTCTTCAGCACGGCCGAACGCATCGCCATCGGCGGGGTGCCGTTTCTGGTGGCGACCGACAAGCCGACGCGTCGTGATGCGCTGGCGTACTACCGCGGCGTGGCGTCGATGTACGACGTGCCGGTGCGGCAGTACGAAACGGTGGAATCGATGCGCCCGGTGCGTCTCGACCCGCCGGCCGGTGAACCGGTGCCTACCCGCGCGGCGCAGTGGCTGCTGCGCAGCGTGAAGCGCAGCGGCGAGGTGATGGAAACGGCGGCCCATGCGGTGATCATCGCGACCGGCTATTTCGGTCGTCCGAATCTCCTGCAGGTGTCGGGCGAGTCGTTGCCGCACGTGCGTCACGGCTACGTGGAAGGTCACTCGGCGTGGCGCGAGCCAGTCGTGATCGTGGGCGGCGGCAATTCCGCGGTGGACGCTGCGCTCGACATGTACCGGGCCGGCGCGCACGTCACGATCGTGCACGTGGGGGCGACGCTCGATAACGGGGTGAAGCCGTGGGTGCGTCCGGAAATCGAGGCGCGTATTCACGAGGGCAGCATCCAGGCGCACTATGAGAGCCGCGTGGTGGCGATCGAGCCCGACGTGGTGGTGGTGGCGGGGCCAGATGGCGAGGTGCGCATTCCGGCCACGCAGGTGTACACGATGACGGGGTATCTGCCGGAAACGGGATTGCTGGAGGCGGTGGGTGTGCCCATCGAACCGGGCAGCGGCATCCCGCAGCACAACCCGCTCACGATGGCCACGCCGGTGGCGGGTGTCTACCTTGCGGGAGTGATCGCCTCCGGGCTTTCGGCGAATCGTATCTTCATCGAGAACGGCCGCGATCACGGTGACACGATCGTGCGGCATATCCTTTCCTGA
- a CDS encoding glycosyl hydrolase, producing MLPLRPFLFLTALSVPAVLTQPPVKPATATSRVAPLAPLAPVTLDSTLLKSFRWRNIGPDRGGRSIAASGVVGRKNEAYFGATGGGLWKTTDGGENWAPVTDGQITSASVGAVAVSESSPDVVYIGMGESAIRGNIMPGDGIYKSTDAGKTWAHMGFKTVDAISKIRIHPTNPDIVYAAVFGKYSVPSAERGVFKSTDGGKSWRKVLFRDDKSGAIDIALDRNNPSVMYAAMWEAYRKEYQMSSGGPGSGLFKSTDGGETWTEITRNKGLPAGLVGRIGVALTAANSNRVYALIENDNGGLFKSDDAGATWTLVNSDRNIRQRAFYYTHLFADHKNADVVYAQNTSLFRSPDAGKTLTSIGNGTHGDHHDLWIDPADPTHLVGANDGGGAVTTNTGIKWSEQDFPTAQWYHVITTKHIPYHVCGSQQDNSTLCTPSQWNFGRSNGAQQAAGGMAVSYQVGGGEPGYIAADPLDPDIFYAGTNNGGYVDKFNKKTGLSREVNPYPWFYSGEPSKDIKERWQWTFPILYSPLNPKMLFVSSQRLWRTLDGGRTWKVLSGDLTRHAPETQEKSGGPITGDMNGPEVYGVIFSVGPSKKDVNVIWTGSDDGLVHVTRNGGLSWTNVTPKDMPDFGRVSQIDASAFDAGTMYMSVRRPLLNDRAPYIFRTTDFGKTWTKIVKGLGAEDYVHAVREDPARKGLLYAATQHGVYISYDDGANWQSLKLNMPDTPIADLVVEANDLVIATHGRGFWVLDNVAPLRQATPAVLAADAHLFAPPVGIRSSAGVPMSWVFKSAPKRATLSVLDSTGAVLREFTGDTATAASAGGAGRRRGTSSSFPLTAGLSRFTYDMRATGIESFPGMILWGAGTAGPALPPGRYTVRLTADGKTLTAPMTIQRSPLLPEVTNADLRAQYAFGKQVRDKTNEAQKAVIEIRRVKEQLDDRLKRSQDAALAAKGGTLKTNASAVEEQVYQVKNQSGQDPLNFPIRVNNRLANLLSMSERGDGPPGTYMPEILSILTKELGGYTTKLETVWKVDLSAVNAELKRLNLPLLDPKCTVVAGCTATP from the coding sequence ATGCTGCCACTTCGACCTTTCCTGTTTCTCACGGCGCTGTCCGTTCCGGCGGTGCTGACGCAACCGCCGGTCAAACCGGCGACCGCGACGTCCCGCGTGGCGCCACTGGCACCACTGGCGCCGGTCACGTTGGACTCCACGCTGCTCAAGTCGTTCCGGTGGCGCAACATCGGTCCGGATCGCGGCGGCCGGTCGATTGCCGCCAGCGGGGTGGTGGGGCGCAAGAATGAGGCGTACTTCGGCGCGACCGGTGGCGGGCTCTGGAAAACCACCGATGGAGGTGAGAACTGGGCGCCGGTGACCGACGGCCAGATCACCAGCGCCTCCGTGGGCGCGGTGGCCGTCAGCGAGAGCAGTCCCGACGTCGTGTACATCGGTATGGGTGAGTCGGCGATTCGCGGCAACATCATGCCTGGCGACGGCATCTACAAGAGCACCGACGCCGGCAAGACGTGGGCGCACATGGGCTTCAAGACGGTGGACGCGATCTCCAAGATCCGCATCCACCCCACGAACCCCGACATCGTGTACGCGGCCGTGTTCGGCAAGTACAGCGTGCCGAGCGCGGAGCGCGGCGTGTTCAAGAGCACCGACGGCGGCAAGTCGTGGCGCAAAGTGCTGTTCCGCGATGACAAGTCGGGCGCGATCGATATCGCCCTCGACCGCAACAACCCGAGCGTGATGTACGCGGCGATGTGGGAAGCGTACCGCAAGGAGTATCAGATGTCGTCGGGTGGTCCGGGTTCCGGCCTGTTCAAGAGCACCGACGGTGGCGAGACCTGGACCGAGATTACGCGCAACAAGGGACTGCCCGCCGGTCTGGTGGGACGTATTGGCGTGGCGCTCACCGCCGCGAATTCGAACCGGGTGTACGCGCTGATCGAGAATGACAACGGTGGACTGTTCAAGAGCGATGACGCGGGCGCGACGTGGACGCTGGTGAACAGCGACCGCAACATCCGGCAGCGCGCGTTCTACTACACGCATCTATTCGCCGATCACAAGAATGCCGACGTCGTGTACGCGCAGAACACGTCGCTATTCCGTTCGCCCGACGCGGGCAAGACGCTCACAAGCATCGGCAACGGCACGCACGGCGACCACCACGACCTGTGGATTGATCCGGCGGATCCGACGCACTTGGTGGGCGCGAATGACGGCGGCGGTGCCGTGACCACGAACACCGGTATCAAGTGGTCTGAACAGGACTTCCCGACCGCGCAGTGGTACCACGTCATCACCACCAAGCACATCCCGTATCACGTGTGTGGTTCGCAGCAGGACAACAGCACGCTCTGCACGCCCTCGCAGTGGAACTTCGGCCGGTCCAACGGCGCGCAGCAGGCGGCGGGCGGCATGGCGGTGTCGTATCAGGTGGGTGGTGGTGAGCCCGGCTACATCGCGGCGGATCCGCTCGATCCCGACATCTTCTATGCCGGCACGAACAATGGCGGCTACGTCGACAAGTTCAACAAGAAGACCGGCCTGTCGCGCGAAGTGAATCCGTATCCCTGGTTCTATTCGGGTGAGCCGTCGAAGGACATCAAGGAACGCTGGCAGTGGACATTCCCCATCCTGTATTCGCCGCTCAATCCGAAGATGCTCTTCGTCTCGTCGCAGCGGCTGTGGCGCACGCTCGATGGGGGGCGTACGTGGAAGGTGCTGAGCGGCGACCTGACGCGTCATGCGCCCGAAACGCAGGAGAAGTCGGGCGGTCCGATCACCGGCGATATGAACGGCCCCGAAGTGTATGGTGTGATTTTTTCCGTCGGGCCGAGCAAGAAGGACGTGAATGTGATCTGGACCGGTTCCGATGACGGTCTTGTGCACGTGACGCGCAATGGCGGTCTCTCGTGGACCAACGTGACGCCGAAGGACATGCCGGACTTTGGGCGCGTCTCGCAGATCGACGCGTCGGCGTTCGACGCGGGCACGATGTACATGTCGGTACGCCGTCCACTGCTGAACGATCGCGCGCCGTACATCTTTCGCACGACCGACTTCGGCAAGACGTGGACGAAGATCGTGAAGGGCCTTGGCGCTGAGGACTACGTGCACGCGGTGCGCGAAGATCCGGCCCGCAAGGGGCTTCTCTATGCCGCCACGCAGCACGGCGTCTATATCTCGTACGACGACGGCGCGAACTGGCAGAGCCTCAAGCTCAACATGCCCGACACGCCAATCGCCGATCTCGTGGTGGAAGCGAATGATCTCGTGATCGCGACGCACGGTCGTGGATTCTGGGTGCTCGACAACGTGGCGCCGCTGCGTCAGGCCACGCCGGCCGTCCTCGCAGCCGACGCCCATCTGTTCGCGCCGCCGGTCGGCATCCGCTCCAGCGCCGGCGTGCCGATGAGCTGGGTGTTCAAGTCGGCGCCCAAGCGCGCGACCTTATCGGTGCTCGACTCCACCGGCGCCGTACTGCGTGAATTCACCGGCGACACCGCGACCGCGGCGTCGGCCGGTGGTGCGGGTCGTCGTCGTGGCACCTCGTCGTCGTTCCCGCTCACGGCCGGACTGTCGCGCTTCACGTACGACATGCGCGCCACGGGCATCGAAAGCTTTCCCGGCATGATTCTCTGGGGCGCAGGCACCGCTGGGCCGGCGCTGCCGCCGGGTCGCTATACGGTGCGTCTGACGGCCGATGGCAAGACGCTGACGGCGCCGATGACGATTCAGCGCAGCCCGCTGTTGCCGGAAGTCACGAACGCCGATCTGCGCGCGCAGTACGCGTTCGGCAAGCAGGTGCGCGACAAGACGAACGAAGCGCAGAAGGCCGTGATCGAGATTCGTCGCGTGAAGGAGCAGTTGGACGACCGCCTCAAGCGCAGTCAGGATGCCGCGCTCGCGGCGAAGGGCGGTACGCTCAAGACCAACGCGTCGGCCGTGGAAGAGCAGGTGTATCAGGTGAAGAACCAGAGTGGACAGGACCCGCTCAACTTTCCGATCCGCGTGAACAACCGCCTGGCGAATCTCCTGTCCATGTCGGAGCGTGGTGACGGCCCCCCGGGCACGTACATGCCGGAGATCCTCAGCATCCTCACGAAGGAACTCGGCGGCTATACCACGAAACTCGAGACCGTGTGGAAGGTCGATCTGTCCGCGGTGAACGCGGAGTTGAAGCGGCTCAACTTGCCGTTGCTCGATCCCAAGTGCACGGTCGTGGCCGGATGCACTGCCACCCCATGA
- a CDS encoding TonB-dependent receptor: MHFSLRCLAAGLLLAAAPLGAQGVVTGSVTDPNGRPLSGVLVTVEGTAIRAASQNGTYRAVNVPTGARSLTFRYIGFQAVTKTVTVTAGATATLDVKMAAAMTTLSAIEVKGQVAGQASALNQQRTASTISSVIDNELVGRLPDPNMAEALARVPGVAVLRDQGEGRFVQIRGTNADLNSMSLNGLRISSPEQNSRQLPMDIVPSDQAAQIQISKTLTPDMDADAIGGNVNIVTRTARANQPLLNATFAGGANQLGGGALVNVGANAGKRFGASQKFGATVGGTYYKNERASQNIEGDWCSQTRNCGIAPSLTSLDAPNLFELRDYPQVNRLRAGLNGTLDYLLANNSKLFVRSTFNRFSDDEVRARARFRFRGGGGSRWTQVTPDSGITTGSQFDRDIRLREVIQDILTAQVGGEHFAKDGKSLDWAVGTSRASESRPDVLTMSFRQSGMTLGYNFADANRPRANVSVGAFDDPSRFGFNSFVREVRDTKDSDISAKLNASMPVSFGGVTGTLKGGLSARLKERDNSLVNATYTNALGANASGATAATLMSALTAETTGRTIFGGDYQFGRTFDPTRMADFIKANPTAFTANALTSATTSAGGTFAVGEDVYAGYLMATLDAGALRLIPGVRVEATRVENTAKIVSLNAAGTALSRPIADTTGTSNYVNVFPSINATYRIDDYTNVKAAVTTALVRPQFQDMTPYVNVQAGQQTATIGNPALKATTALAYDLMVERYFRSVGFMSAGAFYKDLKNFIFPTARARRTDEALGPDATQVLQPVNGPTAKLYGFEVAWQQNLTFLPGMLAGLGLNANYTYTKSVAEIPGRGRTGVDTPLPGQTGNAGNLGVFFDRGPVSLRVGANYSGEFLSTLNAITPDGDTRTRERLQWDASGSYQIRTGIKLFAEAINLSNTPLRATVGDRLNRGGGGDDPSYEFYKPWGMVGMRIER, translated from the coding sequence ATGCACTTTTCGCTTCGCTGTCTTGCCGCCGGCCTGCTGCTCGCGGCGGCTCCGCTCGGCGCGCAGGGTGTGGTGACCGGCTCCGTCACCGACCCGAATGGACGTCCGCTCTCCGGTGTGCTGGTGACCGTCGAAGGCACCGCGATTCGCGCCGCGTCCCAGAACGGCACCTATCGCGCGGTGAATGTGCCCACCGGGGCGCGATCGCTGACGTTTCGCTACATCGGCTTTCAGGCCGTCACCAAGACGGTCACTGTAACGGCGGGCGCCACCGCCACGCTCGACGTGAAGATGGCCGCCGCCATGACGACGCTCTCCGCGATCGAAGTCAAAGGACAGGTGGCCGGACAGGCCTCGGCGCTCAACCAGCAACGCACCGCTTCCACGATCTCGAGTGTGATCGACAACGAACTGGTGGGCCGTCTCCCCGACCCCAACATGGCCGAAGCGCTCGCCCGCGTGCCGGGTGTAGCCGTCCTGCGCGACCAGGGTGAAGGTCGCTTCGTGCAGATCCGCGGCACGAATGCCGATCTCAACTCGATGTCGCTCAATGGCCTTCGAATCAGCTCCCCCGAGCAGAACAGCCGCCAGCTGCCGATGGACATCGTGCCCTCCGACCAGGCGGCGCAGATTCAGATCTCCAAGACGCTCACGCCGGACATGGATGCCGACGCCATCGGCGGCAACGTGAACATCGTCACCCGCACCGCGCGCGCCAACCAGCCGCTGCTGAACGCCACCTTCGCCGGCGGCGCCAACCAGCTTGGCGGCGGGGCGCTGGTGAATGTCGGTGCCAACGCCGGTAAGCGGTTCGGCGCGTCGCAGAAGTTCGGCGCCACGGTCGGCGGTACGTACTACAAGAACGAGCGCGCGTCGCAGAACATCGAAGGCGACTGGTGCTCGCAGACGCGCAACTGCGGCATTGCGCCGTCGCTGACCTCGCTCGACGCGCCGAATCTCTTCGAGCTGCGTGACTATCCGCAGGTGAACCGCCTCCGCGCCGGTCTCAACGGTACGCTCGACTACCTGCTGGCCAACAACAGCAAGCTGTTCGTGCGCAGCACGTTCAATCGTTTTTCCGACGATGAAGTCCGCGCCCGTGCCCGTTTCCGTTTCCGCGGCGGCGGCGGCTCCCGCTGGACGCAGGTGACACCCGACTCCGGCATCACGACCGGATCGCAGTTCGACCGCGATATCCGCCTGCGCGAGGTCATCCAGGATATTCTCACGGCGCAGGTCGGCGGTGAGCATTTCGCGAAGGACGGCAAGTCGCTCGACTGGGCCGTCGGCACGTCGCGCGCCTCCGAAAGCCGTCCGGACGTGCTCACGATGTCGTTCCGGCAAAGCGGCATGACGCTCGGCTACAATTTCGCCGATGCCAATCGCCCGCGCGCGAACGTGTCCGTCGGAGCGTTCGATGATCCGTCGCGTTTCGGCTTCAACAGTTTCGTGCGCGAAGTGCGCGACACCAAGGACAGCGACATCAGCGCCAAGCTGAATGCCTCGATGCCAGTGTCGTTCGGCGGCGTCACCGGCACGCTGAAAGGCGGCCTGTCGGCGCGACTCAAGGAACGCGACAACTCGCTGGTGAACGCCACGTATACGAATGCGCTCGGTGCGAACGCGTCGGGTGCCACTGCGGCGACGCTCATGAGCGCCCTCACGGCCGAGACGACCGGCCGCACGATCTTTGGCGGCGATTACCAGTTCGGACGCACCTTCGATCCGACCCGCATGGCCGATTTCATCAAGGCCAATCCGACGGCGTTCACCGCCAATGCCCTCACCTCGGCCACCACGTCGGCCGGTGGGACGTTCGCGGTGGGTGAAGACGTCTACGCCGGGTACCTCATGGCCACGCTCGATGCTGGCGCACTGCGCCTTATCCCCGGCGTTCGTGTCGAAGCCACACGCGTGGAGAATACGGCGAAGATCGTGTCGCTCAACGCCGCCGGCACCGCCCTGTCCCGCCCCATCGCAGACACCACCGGCACGAGCAACTACGTCAACGTGTTCCCGTCGATCAACGCCACGTATCGCATTGACGACTACACGAACGTGAAGGCGGCCGTGACCACTGCGCTGGTGCGCCCGCAGTTCCAGGACATGACGCCGTATGTGAATGTGCAGGCCGGCCAGCAAACAGCCACGATCGGCAACCCCGCGCTCAAGGCCACGACGGCGCTGGCGTACGACCTCATGGTCGAGCGCTACTTCCGCTCAGTCGGCTTCATGTCGGCCGGCGCGTTTTACAAAGACCTCAAGAACTTCATCTTCCCCACCGCCCGCGCACGTCGCACCGATGAAGCGCTCGGTCCCGATGCGACGCAGGTGCTTCAGCCGGTGAATGGCCCCACGGCGAAACTGTATGGCTTCGAAGTGGCTTGGCAGCAAAACCTCACGTTCCTGCCAGGCATGCTCGCCGGTCTCGGACTGAACGCGAACTACACCTACACGAAGTCGGTTGCCGAAATCCCGGGTCGCGGACGTACCGGTGTCGATACGCCGCTGCCAGGACAGACCGGCAATGCCGGCAACCTCGGGGTGTTTTTCGATCGCGGTCCCGTATCGCTACGCGTCGGTGCGAACTACTCCGGCGAGTTCCTGTCCACGCTCAACGCGATCACGCCTGATGGAGATACCCGCACCCGTGAGCGGCTGCAGTGGGATGCGTCGGGCTCCTATCAGATTCGCACCGGCATCAAGCTTTTCGCCGAAGCGATCAACCTGTCCAATACGCCGCTGCGCGCGACGGTTGGCGATCGCCTCAACCGCGGTGGTGGCGGCGACGATCCGAGCTACGAGTTCTACAAGCCGTGGGGCATGGTGGGGATGCGCATCGAGCGCTGA
- a CDS encoding glycine--tRNA ligase, which translates to MASQPDVMDKLVSLCKRRGFIFQSSEIYGGTGSVWDYGPLGVELKKNIKDRWWNAMVRSRDDIEGLDAAILMHPRTWEASGHVAGFVDPLVDCKTCKGRFRADKLEDARCPQKPSKQPGQHDACQLTEARNFNLMFKTYMGALEESASIVYLRPETAQGIFVNFLNVQQSMRQKVPFGIAQIGKAFRNEITPGNFIFRTREFEQMEMQFFVEPGTDMEWFEQWKQLRMEWHLALGLSPERLKFHQHGAGELAHYARAAFDVTFDFGGTLGFQEIEGVHNRGDFDLSQHQQFSSKKLEYYDQLNNKRFVPYVIETSVGADRVTLAALVNAYREESVEGEDEGRVVLGLHPSIAPIKAAIFPLTKKDGQPEMAKQIMNDLRMAFPMDYDESGSIGKRYRRQDEVGTPFCITVDGQSTTDQTVTVRDRDTLAQDRVDVSQLKGYLAAKLVG; encoded by the coding sequence ATGGCTTCCCAACCCGACGTGATGGACAAGCTGGTGTCGCTGTGCAAGCGCCGCGGCTTCATCTTCCAGTCCTCCGAGATCTACGGCGGCACGGGCTCGGTGTGGGACTACGGTCCGCTCGGTGTCGAACTCAAGAAGAACATCAAGGATCGCTGGTGGAACGCGATGGTGCGCTCGCGCGACGACATCGAAGGGCTCGATGCGGCGATCCTGATGCATCCGCGCACGTGGGAAGCGAGCGGGCACGTGGCCGGTTTCGTCGACCCGCTGGTGGACTGCAAGACGTGCAAGGGTCGATTCCGCGCCGACAAGCTGGAAGACGCGCGCTGCCCGCAGAAGCCGAGCAAGCAGCCCGGCCAGCACGATGCCTGTCAACTCACGGAAGCGCGCAATTTCAACTTGATGTTCAAGACGTACATGGGCGCGCTCGAGGAGAGCGCGAGCATTGTCTATCTGCGTCCGGAAACGGCGCAGGGCATCTTCGTGAATTTCCTGAACGTGCAGCAGAGCATGCGCCAGAAAGTGCCGTTCGGCATCGCGCAGATCGGCAAGGCGTTCCGGAACGAGATCACGCCGGGCAACTTCATTTTCCGCACGCGCGAGTTCGAGCAGATGGAGATGCAGTTCTTCGTCGAGCCGGGCACGGACATGGAGTGGTTCGAGCAGTGGAAGCAGCTCCGCATGGAGTGGCACCTGGCGCTCGGCCTCTCGCCGGAGCGTCTCAAGTTCCATCAGCACGGCGCCGGCGAACTCGCGCACTACGCGCGCGCGGCGTTCGACGTGACGTTCGACTTCGGTGGTACGCTCGGCTTTCAGGAAATTGAAGGCGTGCACAACCGCGGCGATTTCGATCTCTCGCAGCACCAGCAGTTCTCGAGTAAGAAACTGGAGTACTACGACCAGCTGAACAACAAGCGTTTCGTGCCGTACGTGATCGAAACGTCGGTCGGCGCGGATCGCGTCACGCTGGCGGCGCTGGTGAATGCGTACCGTGAAGAGTCGGTCGAAGGCGAAGACGAAGGCCGCGTGGTGCTGGGGCTCCATCCGTCGATCGCGCCGATCAAGGCGGCGATCTTCCCGCTCACGAAGAAGGACGGCCAGCCGGAAATGGCGAAGCAGATCATGAACGACCTGCGCATGGCGTTCCCGATGGACTACGACGAGTCGGGGTCGATCGGCAAGCGCTACCGCCGTCAGGACGAAGTCGGCACGCCGTTCTGCATCACGGTCGATGGGCAGAGCACGACCGATCAGACGGTCACCGTGCGTGACCGCGACACGCTGGCGCAGGATCGCGTGGACGTGAGCCAGCTCAAGGGATACCTGGCGGCGAAGCTGGTGGGGTAG
- a CDS encoding SDR family oxidoreductase, protein MTSSANSRPVALITGASRGIGHAIALRLAPKHDLILVARDESLLTAVASECTVLGAAVQCITADVQNALVTAQRLTGLRVDVLVNNAGVAVMKPFLEMTAEEWHRQVDVNVNALYHVTRAVLPGMVARGHGHVCIIGSTAGRNTFVGGTCYTGTKHFVMGFAESLMLEVRDAGVGVSVITPGSVDTDLFPVGTNRTWMLEPKNVADAVGFAIEAPPHMLVHRLEVRPLSPKRPRAS, encoded by the coding sequence ATGACTTCTTCCGCCAATTCCCGTCCTGTCGCGCTGATTACGGGCGCCTCGCGTGGCATCGGGCACGCGATCGCGCTCCGGCTCGCACCGAAGCACGACCTGATTCTCGTTGCGCGCGACGAGTCGCTGTTGACCGCCGTCGCCAGCGAGTGCACGGTGCTCGGCGCTGCCGTGCAGTGCATCACGGCCGACGTGCAGAACGCACTGGTCACGGCGCAACGGCTGACGGGACTCCGCGTCGATGTCCTGGTGAACAATGCCGGCGTGGCGGTGATGAAGCCGTTCCTCGAGATGACCGCTGAGGAGTGGCATCGCCAAGTCGACGTCAACGTGAACGCGCTCTACCACGTGACGCGCGCCGTCCTCCCCGGTATGGTGGCGCGTGGTCACGGTCACGTTTGCATTATCGGCAGCACGGCAGGGCGCAACACCTTCGTCGGCGGCACCTGCTACACGGGCACCAAGCACTTCGTGATGGGCTTCGCGGAATCGTTGATGCTGGAGGTACGCGATGCCGGTGTCGGCGTATCGGTGATCACGCCCGGTTCGGTCGATACCGATCTGTTTCCGGTCGGCACGAATCGCACCTGGATGCTCGAACCGAAGAACGTCGCCGATGCGGTGGGCTTTGCCATCGAGGCGCCTCCACACATGCTCGTGCATCGGCTCGAGGTTCGACCGCTCTCGCCGAAGCGCCCTCGGGCCTCCTGA
- a CDS encoding GxxExxY protein, translated as MPPINQITADIIDASIHIHADLGPGLFESAYEEVLAAELTRRGLRVQRQQVIPFEYKGTKIAFGFRLDLLIEGRVPVELKCTERPAPIHQRQLLTYLRLMQLPVGLLINFGGDRLIDGVQRIMNGYLDGDERVNVPR; from the coding sequence ATGCCCCCCATCAATCAGATCACCGCCGACATCATCGACGCCTCGATCCACATCCACGCCGACCTCGGCCCCGGCCTCTTCGAGTCGGCCTACGAGGAGGTCTTGGCCGCCGAACTCACGCGACGAGGTCTCCGAGTACAGCGACAGCAGGTCATCCCATTCGAGTACAAAGGGACGAAAATCGCATTCGGCTTCAGGCTCGACCTCCTGATAGAAGGCCGCGTGCCCGTCGAGCTCAAATGCACCGAACGCCCGGCGCCCATTCACCAGCGACAATTGCTGACCTATCTGCGGCTCATGCAGCTGCCAGTCGGCCTACTCATCAATTTCGGAGGCGACCGCCTAATCGACGGCGTGCAGCGGATCATGAATGGCTATCTCGATGGTGATGAGCGCGTCAACGTGCCTCGCTGA